A window from Vigna radiata var. radiata cultivar VC1973A unplaced genomic scaffold, Vradiata_ver6 scaffold_180, whole genome shotgun sequence encodes these proteins:
- the LOC106778923 gene encoding protein SABRE codes for MWFVANRVHILDFKLALVYAEYCKIAYGVRMLELGRGGQSSFALLSWILSRVLGASVGFCVSGFNSLKDVELKFKKGGIESIYVGEIKLSFRRCLVDHGAGFSSWDPKLQLIICNLEVVTRPPIKSTEVKKKKPKKSSAAGSSGKGKGKGKWKTISTVAKYFSLSVTNIVFKTPKFSVEIGKLNVDISKERGSESDLVVRVQILPILFNVIEAQDSNQLSVTIQPTVASTEKTCATFVCEKFSVSCTLSHDREIGIAIKSVEISIGDISVNSNEGLLEKKKSSSESSSSDSQKNIGSSDDPKSKKPPSNKQEKISGYISKFPQKVNFNLSKVNVSFTHRERNLYVENNIIGIQFKSIKSRPSKDGGESRRLHFQLEFGEIHLFKEVGSSILEISSVKMASFVYVPVQSVMLIRAETEIKIGRSQCNIVMSRIKPWLLLKPPSKQKKLVIREEPSVAKPKSTDDSKTIVWTCNLSTSEFTIMLFNMAGSPLYNVCLKSAHVSANNTSKMGTAVHSELCELSLKMANENQESLEESIFGAESNSAFIFHISKICVDWGKKDIKSSEKDAPKCVLSLSVVVTSLGIYLSFERIESFISTAISFQVLFKSLSGPKKKPTNTRSHSSKSSGKGTQMVKFNLEKCSVYVLGETGIENAVVPDPKRVNYGSQGGRVIISVSADGTPRTANVISTVSDEYQKLKYCICLQIIDLKLSVNKEKRSKQVELAKARCLYQEYYDETRPVSKVALFDIRYIKFVQRLGGLKENAACSLFSATEISLKWEPDVHLSLIELVLQLKLALHNSKLRERGNEQVEDVVSDVKDSNKKNEVPLPSGHSEKKKDSVFAVDVEMLKISGVLGDGVDAMVQVKSIFSENARIGVLIEGLLFYFNGARLVKSSRMQVSRIPSKSAAAISDAKGATIWDWVIQGLDVHICMPFRLELRAIDDALEDMLRALKLIVAAKTNMIFPVKKDSSKAKKPSSVKFGCVKFFLRKLTFDIEEEPLQGWLDEHYPLLKKEVGELAVRLNFLDDFISKVKKDPNSTDDTNNCTEEKKIYINDIEVDLNDPSVVESMREDIYRRTFRSYYQSCQNIKFYEGSGAYKNDEFQSGFKLSTSRSFVLSAYATDLDVTLTKIDGGEDGMIEILRTLDPVCRELEIPFSRLYGANIILNTGSLVAQIRDYTFPLFAGTSGKCEGRLVMAQQATSFQPQMVQEVYVGEWRKVSMLRSATGTTPPMKTYTDLTLRFQKGEVSFGVGYEPVFADISYAFTVVLRRANLSLKTPGPLILPPKKEKSLPWWDDMRNYIHGRITLLFSETHWNILGSSDPYEKFDKLVLLTRYMEIQQSDGRIFLSSEDFNIYLTSLESLATKNGAKIPPGVSGPFFEVPVFILEVLMDWGCDSDKPLNHYLFSLPIEGKPREFIFDPFRSTALSIKFSMSFRSFPPPSEKQSLSSSVAKDSTEGDAHVHQPPRTSQNASPTINLGSHDLSWLTKFGTLMYLPPHKLRFFSRFPRYGCPRIVRSGNLALDKVITEFMMRIDGTPIRIKNVHLHDDDPAKGLTFSMTKLKVEVCFGRGKQKFTFECYRPLLDLVYLGVDLHMPKVFLCKEDCSSITKLISMKQKGLQTASKKTPSEKGCMTQKDPDDGFFLSGDYFTIRKQSPKADPDTLIAWHEAGKIPSDNTYVRPQRENRNETDEQAQSDPSDDEGYNVVIADSCQRVFVYGLKLLWNIENRNAICFWVASLSKAAAPAKPSPSRQYVQRKLREEKKKQEAAETDQDGAGETAQDGAGETAQDDGTEVHPDDGAEAHQDDGTEVHQDNAGEISKVDEAESHQDNVAETSQDEGAGTNQDEDSVSLNTNNILDSPSSQTAKNPELPSSPPQVDNVDNVPSSTKNENADEPEEGTRHFMVNIVEPQFNLHSEDAHGRFLLAAASGRILAQSYHSVLQVGLEMIEQGLNKTEAQSSEYQPEIAWKRWELSVMLEHVQAHVAPTDVDLGAGVQWLPKIQKGSPKVMRTGALLERVFMPCDMYFQFTRHKGGTPELKVKPLKELTFNSHNITATMTSRQFQVMLDVLCNLLLARVPKPRKSSMTLFAEDDEDKEEEADEMVPDGVEEVELEKINLERKERDQNLIRDDIRKLCLWHDLSRNSHPEEQADLWMIDGGIDKLVQELDKELVNAKKFRKEAYASLRVAMHKAAQQRLMEKEKNKSPSYAMRISMQINKVVWSMILDGKPIAEVEINDMIYDFDRDYRDIGISLFTTKIVVFRNCLSNAKSDTILSAWNPPPDWGKKVMVKLDARQGAPKDGNSPFELFHVEIYPLKIHLTETMYRMMWVYFFPEEKKDSQRRQEVWKVSTTAGARRMKKGSTADGSASGTDPPARSGFSAMLFPTVNPLASQADSAQASKAQNSKANPATGLSPELKRSSSSDKAKEEAVAESAADEEKKLAVPAEEKKARPQKIMEFHNIKISQVELCVTYEGSRFVVSDMKLLMDQFHRVEFTGTWKRLISRVKKHIIWGVLKSVTGMQIKKFKDKGQIQLPSSSGPEVDVASIDSEGKSDKLPPSFPKRPTDGAGDGFVTSIKGIFSHQKRKAKAFVQKTKKNEGENEIQGDQNENDTEISPFARQLTITQAKKLIKKHTMKLQAKGQKGSPLQQVVEETLSSSPQEETISFDSDSSSESSSDESLPE; via the exons ATGTGGTTTGTGGCCAACAGAGTTCAcatacttgattttaagcttgCATTGGTTTATGCTGAGTATTGTAAGATTGCGTATGGTGTGAGAATGCTGGAGTTGGGAAGGGGAGGGCA ATCATCTTTTGCATTATTGTCTTGGATTTTGAGTCGGGTACTTGGTGCATCTGTTGGATTTTGCGTTAGTGGATTTAACAGTTTAAAAGACGTGGAATTGAAGTTTAAGAAG GGTGGTATTGAATCTATATATGTTGGTGAAATTAAACTTAGTTTTCGTCGTTGTTTGGTTGATCATGGTGCGGGTTTTAGTTCTTGGGACCCAAAGTTGCAACTAATAATATGCAACTTAGAAGTTGTTACACGACCTCCAATTAAAAGCACTGAggtaaaaaagaagaaacctAAAAAATCCAGTGCTGCTGGCTCTTCTGGAAAGGGAAAGGGAAAGGGAAAATGGAAGACTATAAGCACCGTTGCAAAATATTTCTCACTTTCTGTCACAAATATAGTTTTCAAG ACACCTAAATTTAGTGTTGAAATTGGGAAGTTGAATGTGGACATATCTAAAGAGCGTGGAAGCGAGTCAGATTTGGTAGTTAGGGTTCAAATACTACCCATTCTCTTTAACGTTATTGAGGCTCAAGATAGTAATCAATTATCTGTAACTATCCAACCAACTGTTGCTTCTACTGAAAAGACTTGTGCTACTTTTGTCTGTGAAAAATTCTCTGTCTCATGTACATTAAGCCATGATAG GGAAATAGGTATAGCTATAAAGAGTGTAGAGATTTCCATTGGAGATATCAGTGTGAATTCGAATGAGGGGTTgcttgagaaaaaaaagagttcaTCAGAATCTTCTTCTTCTGACTCTCAGAAAAATATAGGATCAAGTGATGATCCTAAGAGCAAAAAGCCACCTTCCAACAAGCAGGAAAAAATTTCAGGCTATATTTCAAAGTTTCCTCAAAAG GTCAACTTCAATTTGTCAAAGGTGAACGTTAGTTTTACGCATCGTGAACGTAATCTTTATGTTGAAAATAACATCATCGGCATCCAATTCAAAAGCATCAAATCACGGCCGTCAAAGGATGGTGGGGAGAGTAGACGTCTTCATTTTCaactcgaatttggtgaaattCAT CTTTTTAAAGAAGTTGGTTCTTCCATCTTAGAGATATCGAGTGTAAAAATGGCTTCTTTTGTGTATGTCCCTGTACAG TCAGTTATGCTTATTAGAGCTGAAACAGAAATTAAGATTGGACGTTCACAATGCAACATCGTAATGAGCAGAATAAAGCCTTGGTTGCTGCTAAAGCCACCTAGTAAGCAGAAAAAACTGGTCATCCGAGAAGAACCTTCTGTTGCAAAGCCAAAATCTACTGATGACAGTAAGACCATCGTATGGACATGTAATTTGTCAACTTCGGAGTTTACAATAATGCTTTTCAATATGGCTGGTTCTCCACTATATAAT GTTTGCTTAAAATCAGCACATGTATCTGCAAACAACACTTCGAAGATGGGAACTGCAGTGCACTCTGAACTTTGTGAATTAAGCCTCAAAATGGCTAATGAAAATCAAGAAAGTTTGGAAGAAAGCATTTTTGGTGCTGAATCAAACTCTGCCttcatttttcacatttcaaaGATTTGTGTGGATTGGGGCAAAAAGGACATCAAATCCTCTGAAAAAGATGCTCCAAAGTGTGTGCTAAGTTTGTCAGTTGTTGTGACTAGCTTGGGAATTTATCTGAGTTTTGAGCGTATAGAATCATTCATATCTACTGCAATATCCTTTCAAGTTCTATTTAAAAGCCTTTCTGGTCCAAAGAAAAAACCCACAAATACCCGGTCACATTCATCAAAAAGTTCAGGGAAAGGAACTCAAATGGTGAAATTCAATCTCGAAAAGTGTTCAGTGTATGTATTGGGGGAAACTGGAATAGAAAACGCAGTTGTTCCTGACCCCAAGAGAGTTAATTATGGTTCACAGGGTGGTAGAGTTATAATAAGTGTGTCCGCAGATGGTACCCCTCGTACTGCAAATGTAATATCCACTGTTTCCGATGAGTACCAGAAGCTAAAGTACTGTATTTGTCTTCAAATCATAGATTTGAAGTTGAGTGTGAACAAGGAGAAAAGATCTAAACAGGTAGAACTTGCCAAGGCCAGATGCCTCTATCAGGAGTATTACGATGAAACTAGGCCAGTATCAAAGGTGGCATTATTTGACATAcgatatattaaatttgtacaGCGATTAGGTGGCCTTAAAGAGAATGCTGCATGCTCTCTGTTCAGTGCCACTGAGATTAGTTTGAAGTGGGAGCCTGATGTACATCTATCACTGATTGAACTGGTTTTGCAGCTAAAACTAGCATTACACAATTCCAAGCTTCGGGAGCGGGGTAATGAACAAGTTGAAGATGTAGTGTCTGATGTAAAAGATtctaataagaaaaatgaagttcCTCTTCCATCAGGGCATtctgaaaagaagaaagattctGTTTTTGCTGTTGATGTAGAAATGCTGAAGATATCTGGTGTGCTAGGAGATGGAGTTGATGCTATGGTTCAGGTGAAGTCAATTTTCTCTGAGAATGCTCGTATAGGAGTGCTCATTGAAGGactcttgttttattttaatgggGCCAGACTCGTCAAGAGTAGCAGGATGCAGGTTTCACGAATTCCTAGTAAATCTGCTGCTGCTATATCTGATGCAAAGGGAGCTACAATATGGGATTGGGTGATTCAAGGTCTTGATGTTCACATTTGTATGCCATTCAGATTAGAATTGCGTGCTATTGATGATGCTTTAGAGGACATGTTGCGTGCATTGAAACTCATTGTTGCTGCAAAGACCAACATGATTTTTCCGGTGAAGAAAGACAGTTCTAAAGCTAAAAAGCCTAGTTCAGTGAAATTTGGATGTGTGAAGTTTTTCCTTCGCAAGTTAACTTTTGATATTGAAGAGGAACCGCTTCAGGGATGGCTTGATGAACACTACCCACTGTTGAAGAAGGAGGTTGGCGAATTAGCTGTCAGGTTAAACTTCTTAGATGATTTTATATCCAAGGTTAAGAAAGATCCAAACTCTACTGATGATACCAATAATTgtactgaagaaaaaaaaatttatatcaatgATATTGAAGTTGATCTAAACGATCCTTCAGTTGTTGAATCGATGCGAGAAGACATTTATAGACGAACATTCCGATCATATTACCAGTCATGCCAAAACATAAAGTTCTATGAGGGATCAGGTGCTtataaaaatgatgaatttcAATCTGGGTTCAAGCTCAGTACTTCAAGATCTTTTGTTCTTTCAGCATATGCAACAGACTTAGATGTAACCTTGACAAAAATCGATGGTGGAGAAGATGGGATGATTGAAATTCTGAGGACGCTTGATCCTGTTTGTCGTGAATTAGAGATACCATTTTCCAGACTGTATGGAGCAAACATTATCTTGAACACTGGTTCTCTTGTGGCTCAAATTAGAGATTACACATTTCCTCTCTTTGCCGGAACTTCTGGCAAATGTGAAGGTCGTCTTGTCATGGCTCAGCAG GCAACTAGCTTTCAACCTCAAATGGTTCAAGAGGTCTATGTTGGGGAATGGAGAAAGGTGAGCATGCTTCGATCAGCCACCGGTACTACTCCGCCGATGAAGACATACACAGATTTGACGTTACGTTTCCAGAAAGGTGAAGTGTCATTTGGGGTGGGTTATGAACCAGTTTTTGCTGATATTAGTTATGCTTTCACCGTGGTGCTACGGAGGGCTAATCTGAGTCTTAAGACTCCTGGGCCACTAATTTTGCCACCCAAAAAGGAGAAGAGTTTGCCATGGTGGGATGACATGAGAAACTACATTCATGGAAGAATTACCTTATTATTTTCTGAAACACACTGGAATATTTTGGGAAGTTCAGATCCTTATGAAAAGTTCGATAAACTTGTACTTTTGACTCGTTATATGGAAATTCAACAGTCAGACGGtcgcatttttctttcttcggAAGATTTCAACATTTACTTGACCAGTTTGGAGAGTTTGGCAACCAAAAATGGTGCCAAAATTCCACCAGGTGTTTCTGGTCCATTCTTTGAAGTCCCAGTTTTCATACTTGAAGTTCTAATGGATTGGGGTTGTGACTCTGACAAGCCATTGAATCATTATTTGTTTTCACTTCCAATTGAAGGGAAGCCTCGTGAGTTCATATTTGACCCCTTCAGATCTACTGCTCTTTCGATTAAATTTAGCATGTCATTTAGATCCTTTCCTCCTCCATCAGAGAAACAAAGTTTATCATCATCTGTTGCAAAAGATAGTACAGAAGGAGATGCTCATGTTCATCAGCCTCCTCGCACTTCTCAGAATGCTTCACCAACAATAAACCTCGGTTCTCATGATCTATCATGGCTGACAAAATTTGGCACCTTGATGTATCTTCCCCCACATAAACTACGCTTTTTCTCGCGTTTCCCTCGTTACGGTTGCCCAAGAATTGTCAGATCAGGCAACCTTGCACTTGATAAAGTTATAACTGAGTTTATGATGCGCATAGATGGCACCCCAATTCGTATAAAGAACGTGCATCTTCATGATGATGATCCAGCCAAAGGACTGACATTCTCTATGACAAAGCTCAAGGTTGAAGTATGTTTTGGGAGGGGCAAACAAAAGTTTACTTTTGAATGTTACCGTCCCCTTCTTGATCTTGTTTACCTAGGTGTTGATCTTCACATGCCCAAAGTTTTCCTTTGCAAAGAAGACTGCAGCAGTATTACTAAATTGATTAGCATGAAACAAAAAGGCTTACAAACTGCATCCAAAAAAACTCCCTCGGAAAAAGGTTGCATGACACAGAAGGATCCTGATGATGGATTCTTTTTATCCGGTGATTACTTCACGATAAGAAAGCAGTCACCAAAGGCTGATCCTGATACTTTGATAGCCTGGCATGAAGCAGGAAAAATACCTTCTGACAATACCTATGTACGACCACAGCGTGAAAATCGAAATGAAACTGACGAGCAAGCGCAGTCGGATCCAAGTGATGACGAAGGATACAATGTGGTAATTGCAGACAGTTGTCAGCGTGTGTTTGTCTATGGTCTCAAGCTTCTGTGGAATATTGAAAACAGAAATGCTATTTGTTTCTGGGTTGCTAGTCTTTCCAAAGCAGCCGCACCTGCCAAGCCTTCTCCTTCTCGGCAGTATGTGCAGAGAAAGTTACGTgaggagaagaaaaaacaagaagCTGCTGAAACTGATCAAGATGGTGCAGGTGAAACTGCTCAAGATGGTGCAGGTGAAACTGCTCAAGATGATGGAACTGAAGTCCATCCAGATGATGGAGCTGAAGCTCATCAAGATGATGGAACTGAAGTTCATCAAGATAATGCTGGCGAAATCAGTAAAGTTGATGAAGCTGAATCCCATCAAGACAATGTGGCTGAAACCAGCCAAGATGAAGGAGCTGGAACCAATCAAGATGAAGATTCTGTGTCTCTTAACACCAATAACATCTTGGATTCTCCCTCTTCTCAGACTGCCAAAAATCCTGAATTACCTTCATCCCCACCGCAAGTGGATAATGTGGACAACGTGCCATCTAGTA CTAAAAATGAGAATGCTGATGAACCAGAGGAGGGGACTCGTCACTTCATGGTTAATATTGTTGAACCACAGTTTAATCTTCACTCAGAGGATGCACAT GGAAGGTTTTTGCTGGCTGCTGCAAGTGGACGAATTTTAGCCCAGTCATATCACTCAGTTCTTCAAGTTGGTTTAGAGATGATTGAGCAAGGACTAAATAAAACTGAGGCACAAAGTAGTGAGTACCAGCCTGAAATTGCATGGAAAAGATGGGAGCTATCTGTCATGTTGGAGCATGTGCAGGCCCATGTTGCACCAACAGATGTTGATCTAGGGGCTGGAGTGCAGTGGCtgccaaaaattcaaaaagggTCGCCTAAAGTAATGCGTACAGGTGCTCTTCTTGAGAGAGTTTTCATGCCTTGTGATATGTATTTTCAGTTCACAAGGCACAAAGGAGGCACTCCAGAACTGAAG GTGAAACCCCTGAAGGAGCTCACCTTCAATTCTCATAATATAACAGCAACAATGACTTCTCGCCAGTTTCAGGTCATGCTAGATGTGCTGTGCAATCTTCTCCTTGCACGGGTTCCCAA GCCTCGAAAAAGTAGCATGACTCTTTTTgctgaagatgatgaagataaagaagaagaagcagatGAGATGGTACCAGATGGCGTTGAAGAGGTGGAACTTGAAAAGATCAACcttgaaagaaaagagagggATCAAAATTTGATTCGTGATGATATAAGAAAATTGTGTCTTTGGCATGACCTTTCAAGAAATTCACACCCAGAAGAGCAAGCAGACTTGTGGATGATAGACGGTGGAATAGACAAGCTG GTCCAAGAACTGGACAAAGAACTTGTAAATGCGAAAAAATTTAGGAAGGAAGCATATGCATCATTAAGAGTGGCTATGCATAAAGCTGCACAACAGAGGTTaatggagaaggagaagaacaaAAGTCCTTCATATGCAATGCGTATATCTATGCAAATTAACAAAGTTGTTTGGAGCATGATCCTTGATGGTAAACCCATTGCTGAAGTTGAGATCAATGACATG ATCTACGACTTCGACCGGGATTATAGGGATATCGGCATTTCTCTGTTTACCACAAAAATTGTTGTTTTCAGAAACTGCCTGTCTAATGCCAAATCTGATACAATTCTGTCAGCATGGAATCCCCCTCCCGATTGGGGaaa AAAAGTGATGGTTAAACTTGATGCGAGACAGGGAGCTCCAAAGGATGGAAATTCTCCTTTTGAACTTTTCCAT GTAGAGATTTATCCCCTTAAGATCCATTTGACAGAAACAATGTACAGAATGATGTGGGTCTATTTCTTCCcagaagaaaagaaggattCACAACGCCGACag GAGGTTTGGAAGGTTTCAACCACAGCTGGTGCAAGGCGTATGAAAAAAGGTTCAACAGCTGATGGTTCGGCTTCAGGCACTGATCCACCAGCAAGATCTGGCTTCTCCGCAATGCTGTTTCCCACAGTCAATCCACTTGCTTCCCAAGCTGATTCAGCCCAA GCATCCAAAGCACAAAATTCCAAAGCTAATCCTGCTACTGGTCTAAGCCCGGAGTTGAAAAGGTCATCATCTTCTGATAAAGCAAAGGAGGAGGCTGTAGCAGAATCTGCAGctgatgaagaaaagaagttagCTGTGCCAGCAGAAGAGAAGAAAGCTAGACCACAAAAGATAATGGAATTTCACAACATCAAAATTAGCCAG gTGGAACTGTGTGTTACATATGAAGGGTCAAGATTTGTTGTGAGTGATATGAAATTATTGATGGATCAATTTCATCGAGTTGAGTTTACCGGGACTTGGAAAAGACTCATCTCACGAGTTAAGAAGCATATCATATGGGGAGTTCTTAAGTCTGTGACTGGAATGCAG attaagaaatttaaagacaaaGGTCAGATTCAGCTCCCTAGTTCCAGTGGCCCAGAAGTGGATGTTGCTTCTATTGACAGTGAAGGAAAATCTGATAAGCTTCCACCATCTTTTCCTAAGCGTCCTACTGATGGAGCAGGTGATGGATTTGTTACATCCATTAAAGGAATATTTAGCCATCAAAAACGCAAGGCAAAGGCATTTGTgcaaaagacaaagaaaaatgaaggagAGAATGAAATTCAAGGAGATCAGAATGAAAATGATACAGAGATCTCTCCTTTTGCTAGGCAGCTCACGATCACACAAGCCAAAAAGCTTATTAAGAAGCACACCATGAAGTTGCAGGCTAAAGGACAAAAGG GTTCTCCCTTACAACAAGTAGTAGAAGAAACATTATCATCATCTCCACAAGAAGAGACTATTTCATTTGACAGTGATTCTTCGAGTGAATCTTCATCCGATGAAAGTTTACCAGAATAG